In one Culex quinquefasciatus strain JHB chromosome 2, VPISU_Cqui_1.0_pri_paternal, whole genome shotgun sequence genomic region, the following are encoded:
- the LOC6036613 gene encoding uncharacterized protein LOC6036613, with protein sequence MDTCAHQLKNRLNRFVLRTAGWYQDQKPFWLMRYLFAINGISLEFKCGGFWRFIWTVHRMLLCLHVMIFLTDQFVTACAEERSFGRRLFNIHLILVTVVVMLRHLCMTLKMTSMGTLKKYCLENEFLRRDEKAMAMREKMWNRLKRMELGMVCQGSVQFLIFVLTDVQEAISMQFPFDFSDTSVVLQFMCKNLYTMYYACYCLAISMNCYVLFAIMLCLITELMLVVDAFGSVFKDSLQPRQEYRFDMTKQDILNFWNALEEHIRKCCRQHVEFIAMIRVLNTFTKETFLLVYGAALGFTAIEIYQILSTKQIGFYEFMILQDTVVFYVEFFCFCWLATKLNDLNNQIANRIYEQEWHSEMQYSDDLPEQYRSVKQSLLIVMINAQRSLGVSVGGVYELSLELMVELLHNSYSTLMFLLEVTK encoded by the exons ATGGACACCTGTGCGCATCAGCTCAAAAACCGCTTGAACCGGTTCGTTCTGAGGACCGCGGGGTGGTACCAGGATCAGAAACCATTTTGGTTGATGCGATATTTGTTCGCGATTAATGGGATCAGTCTAGAGTTCAAGTGTGGTGGGTTTTGGAGGTTTATTTGGACGGTTCACCGGATGCTGCTCTGCCTACACGTGATGATCTTCCTCACCGATCAGTTTGTGACCGCGTGTGCCGAAGAGAGAAGTTTTGGGAGGCGACTGTTCAACATACACTTGATATTGGTTACGGTGGTCGTCATGTTGAGGCATCTCTGTATGACGTTAAAAATGACCAGTATGGGAACTTTGAAAAAGTACTGTTTGGAAAATGAGTTTCTAAGGCGTGATGAAAAAGCTATGGCGATGAGGGAAAAAATGTGGAATCGTCTGAAGCGAATGGAGCTGGGAATGGTTTGCCAAGGCTCTGTtcaattcttgatttttgtgcTTACCGACGTGCAAGAAGCAATTTCAATGCAGTTCCCGTTTGATTTTAGTGATACCAGTGTTGTACTGCAGTTCATGTGTAAAAATCTATACACTATGTACTACGCGTGTTATTGCTTAGCCATATCAATGAATTGCTACGTTCTTTTTGCAATAATGTTGTGTCTCATCACTGAACTTATGCTTGTCGTTGATGCGTTCGGTTCAGTGTTCAAAGACTCGTTGCAACCGCGTCAGGAATACAGGTTTGATATGACAAAGCAGGACATCCTTAATTTTTGGAATGCACTCGAAGAGCACATCCGGAAATGCTGCCGACAACACGTGGAATTCATTGCAATGATTCGTGTGCTCAATACATTCACCAAAGAGACGTTTCTTCTGGTATACGGTGCAGCTCTGGGCTTCACAGCAATCGAAATTTATCAGATCTTATCAACCAAACAGATTGGTTTCTACGAATTTATGATCCTGCAGGATACCGTAGTATTCTACGTGGAATTTTTCTGCTTTTGTTGGCTCGCCACTAAATTGAATGATTTG AACAATCAAATTGCGAACCGTATCTACGAGCAGGAGTGGCACAGTGAGATGCAGTACTCGGATGATCTGCCGGAGCAGTATCGATCGGTTAAGCAGTCGCTCCTGATTGTGATGATCAACGCCCAGCGCTCGCTCGGGGTCAGCGTTGGAGGGGTGTACGAGCTGTCGCTGGAGTTGATGGTCGAGCTGCTGCACAACTCGTACTCCACGTTGATGTTTCTGCTCGAGGTGACGAAATAA